The Phaeacidiphilus oryzae TH49 region TCGTCGGGACCGGCGAAGCCGGCTACACCGGCAGCGGCTACGCGGACTACCAGCACGACAGCGGCGACTACGTCGAGTGGACGGTGGAGGCGCCCGCCGCCGGCACCTACACCCTGCAGTTCCGCTACGCCAACGCCTCGTTCACCGACCGCCCGCTGGCGGTCTCGGTCAACGGCGGCGAGGCACGGACCCTGTCCTTCCCCTCCACCGGCTGGTGGACCACCTGGAGCGTGGTGGGGCTGACCGCCGAGCTCACCGCGGGCGCCAACACCGTACGCGCGACGGCGACCGGCGCCGGCGGCGGCAACATCGACTGGCTCGGCGTGACCCGGGGCTCCGTCCCCACCGGCATGGTCCAGCAGGCCTCCTTCGCCCCGGCCGAGCTCGGCCTGACCGGTCCCGCCTACGCCTACGACTACTTCGCCGGGACCGGCGCCCTGGTCGGGCCCGGCGGCCGGGTCAGCGCGAGGGTCACCGGCGGGACGTACTGGATCGTGGCCCCGGTGGGCCCGTCCGGCATCGCCTTCCTCGGCGACGCCGGGAAGTTCGTGGCGCACGGCGCCAAGCGCATCGAGCGCCTGAGCGACGACGGGGTGGTGCACGCCACGGTCGCCTTCGCCGCCGGAGAGGGCCCCGTCACCCTCCACGGCTACGCCCCGCGCAAGCCCACCGCCACCGCCGGCACGGGCGGCGTGGGCCCCGTCTCCTACGACGCCGCGACCAGGCGGTTCAGCGTCACCGTCCACGCCGGGGCGGGTGATCGCGCGGTCATCGCCGTCAAGCCCTGACCCCCGCCCGGCGCACCCGCGCCGCCGGGTACAGTCCTGGGCGGGAACAGATCAACCGTGCGAGAGGTACCCGCCTTGTTGAGCTTCGGCAGCTACTACGAACCGGCGGGCGAGAACCGCTACAAGCCCACCTCGCACGCCGGGGGCGCCTGGGACCCGGAGGAGCTGCACTTCAGCCCGCTCGGCGGACTCGTCGTCCACGCGATCGAGCGGTACCGGGCGGCGGAGCGGCCGGGCAGCCCGCTGGTGCTGGGCCGGATCAGCTACGACATCCTCGGGCGCCTGGCGCTCGAGGAGTGCGAGATCGCGGTCGAGACGCTGCGGCCGGGGCGCACCATCGAGCTGGTGGAGGCCGTGGTGCTGATCGGCGGCCGGGCCGCAGTCCGGGCCCGGGCCTGGTACCTCAGCACGGAGGACACGGAGGCGGTGGCCGGCGGCGCCGAGCCCCGGCTGCCCGCTCCGGAAACGCTGGAGAGCTGGGACCTGGGAGCGGTCTGGCCCGGCGGCTACATCGCCTCGCTGGACGTCCGGCCGGTCGGGCCGCCGCGGCCCGGCCGGACCACGGCGTGGGTGCGCAGCGGTCTCGACCTGGTCGCCGGGGAGCCCTGCAGCCCGCTGGCCTCCTTCGTGACGCTGATCGACACCGCCAACGGCATCGCCGTCCGCGAGTCGCCGACCGAGTGGATGTTCCCGAACCTCGACCTCACCGTCCACCTCCACCGCTCCCCGGAGGGCGGGTGGACGGGACTGGAGACCACGGTGGCCTTCGGCCCCACCGGCCAGGGCATCACCAGCACGGTGCTCCACGACGTCTCCGGCCCGGTCGGCCGCGCCGAGCAGATCCTCACCGTCCGCCCCGCGAACTGAACCGATCCGACCCCCTCCGCCCCGCACAGCTTCGCCGAAGCGCACCCGGGCGGGGCTCGGGTGCGGGCGGGACATGGCGGGCCTCGCCCGCACCCCAATGGAGCGGTCTGCGAGAAGCGACCGGTCCCCACCGGTCGCACGCTCTTCCTCCCCGCATTGCGCACATGTTTTCACGGCTAGAACACATTTGAGGAGGGGCGTGCAGCGCCGCGCCCACCTCGTCCAGGGGACGGCACGGCACCTCGGACCAGCGCCCGGGCCAGTTCGGCGGTGTCCGAGAGGGTGTCGATCCGAAGCGGCCGGGTGGCGAGAACGCCCTCGTGGAGGACGAGAAGCCGGGTGGCGAGGGCGCCCGATTCCGGGCAGCCCGCCGCGTCCGCGAGCCCCCGGAACAGATCGCGCAGCCACAGCTTCTGGTCGACCGCGATCCGGTGGCCGGGATGGGCCGGATCCGGAAGCTCCGCGAGGGCGTTGACGAACGCGCAGCCCCGCCCGCTCCCCTCACCCCACTCCCGCAGCACCTCGAACGGCGCGGTGACGGCCTCGACGGGATCCGCACAGCCCTCGACGGCGGCGCGGACCAGCGACCGCCACCGCTCGTCCCGCTCCGCGAGGTACGCCGCGACCAGCCGATCCTTGGAGCCGAACCGGTTGTACAGGGTCCGCTTCGTCACCCCCGACCGCTCGGCGATCAGGTCCACCCCCACCGCCGTGATCCCGCGTTCGTAGAACAGCTCCTCGGCGGCGAGCAGGATGCGTCGGCCGGCCGCCGACACGGGCCGTGACTCCGGCATCGGACACCCCCTTCACCGATCGGTGTAGCATGGCCAGAAGTTCACAGATCAGTATACCTACCGGAGGTGCGGACGATGACCACCGTCGAGACCATGCGCGCGATGCGGATCACCAGGCACGGAGGGCCGGAGGTCCTGGAGGCGGCGACGGTGCCCGTGCCCGCCCCCCAGGCCGGTGAGGTGCTGGTCCGGGTCGCCGCCGTGGCGCTCAACAACACCGACCTGTGGACCCGGGAGGGCGCCTACGGAAACCCGGAGGACCCGCAGGCGCTGTCCGGCTGGCGCGGTCCGATCGACTTCCCCCGCGTCCAGGGC contains the following coding sequences:
- a CDS encoding TetR/AcrR family transcriptional regulator: MPESRPVSAAGRRILLAAEELFYERGITAVGVDLIAERSGVTKRTLYNRFGSKDRLVAAYLAERDERWRSLVRAAVEGCADPVEAVTAPFEVLREWGEGSGRGCAFVNALAELPDPAHPGHRIAVDQKLWLRDLFRGLADAAGCPESGALATRLLVLHEGVLATRPLRIDTLSDTAELARALVRGAVPSPGRGGRGAARPSSNVF
- a CDS encoding thioesterase family protein: MSFGSYYEPAGENRYKPTSHAGGAWDPEELHFSPLGGLVVHAIERYRAAERPGSPLVLGRISYDILGRLALEECEIAVETLRPGRTIELVEAVVLIGGRAAVRARAWYLSTEDTEAVAGGAEPRLPAPETLESWDLGAVWPGGYIASLDVRPVGPPRPGRTTAWVRSGLDLVAGEPCSPLASFVTLIDTANGIAVRESPTEWMFPNLDLTVHLHRSPEGGWTGLETTVAFGPTGQGITSTVLHDVSGPVGRAEQILTVRPAN